Proteins encoded within one genomic window of Actinomycetota bacterium:
- a CDS encoding AAA family ATPase, whose product MTTIAVAGKGGTGKTTIASLAVRYLVNRGETPVLVVDADPNSNMGQTLGIEVPITVGSAREQGFAGDRDIPGGMTKDQFVEYKMQEALAEGEGFDLLTMGRPEGAGCYCFANNIIRRYMDALAGDYRHVIMDNEAGLEHLSRRTTRRTDILLVVSDAGVRGLGAARNVLDLADEMKLDLGEKMFVLNRATPESAAALQPEIERLQLPLVATLPEDPGLFAAEVAGQSLLTLPDDSPSVGGVTPLFDKIFAIV is encoded by the coding sequence ATGACTACCATCGCAGTCGCAGGCAAGGGCGGCACCGGCAAGACGACCATCGCCTCGCTGGCGGTCCGCTACCTGGTGAACCGGGGGGAGACGCCGGTTCTGGTCGTCGACGCAGATCCCAATTCAAACATGGGACAGACCCTCGGCATCGAGGTGCCGATCACTGTCGGTTCTGCGCGTGAGCAGGGCTTTGCCGGCGACCGGGACATCCCCGGCGGCATGACCAAGGACCAGTTCGTGGAATACAAGATGCAGGAGGCCCTGGCGGAGGGTGAAGGTTTCGACCTGCTCACCATGGGCCGGCCTGAGGGAGCGGGCTGTTACTGCTTCGCCAACAACATTATCCGCCGCTATATGGATGCGCTCGCCGGCGACTACAGGCATGTGATCATGGACAACGAGGCAGGGCTCGAGCATCTGTCGAGGCGGACGACCCGCAGGACCGATATCCTCCTGGTGGTTTCGGACGCGGGCGTCAGAGGCCTGGGCGCGGCGCGAAACGTGCTCGACCTTGCCGACGAGATGAAGCTGGACCTGGGGGAGAAGATGTTCGTCCTCAACCGCGCCACACCGGAATCAGCCGCCGCCCTGCAGCCTGAGATAGAACGGCTGCAGCTGCCGCTGGTCGCCACCCTTCCCGAGGACCCGGGCCTTTTTGCAGCCGAAGTGGCAGGCCAGTCCTTGCTGACTCTACCTGACGATTCACCTTCCGTTGGCGGCGTAACCCCTCTTTTTGATAAGATTTTCGCCATTGTCTGA
- the folD gene encoding bifunctional methylenetetrahydrofolate dehydrogenase/methenyltetrahydrofolate cyclohydrolase FolD codes for MAAEIIDGKQISADIRAELAEEVKKMEAEYGVTPGLAVVLVGEDPASQVYVNNKEKACQEIGFKSIKHVLPAETSEEDLLALVDQLNRQEDVHGLLVQLPLPGHIDEEKVILSIDPDKDVDGFHPTSVGRLAIGVQGFVSCTPAGVIELLKRSGTELEGANAVVVGRSNNVGKPAALLLLAENSTVTICHSRTKDLGAVTRNADVLVAAVGVPQLIKGDMVKEGATVIDVGIHRTDNGLVGDVDFEAASQKARAITPVPGGVGPMTIAMLMRNTLIAAEMRINKS; via the coding sequence ATGGCAGCAGAGATCATCGACGGCAAGCAGATCTCGGCCGACATCCGTGCCGAGCTCGCTGAAGAAGTCAAGAAGATGGAGGCGGAGTATGGCGTCACTCCCGGCCTGGCGGTTGTGCTGGTGGGCGAGGACCCGGCGTCCCAGGTTTATGTGAACAACAAGGAGAAGGCCTGCCAGGAGATCGGCTTCAAGTCGATCAAGCATGTTCTTCCGGCGGAGACTTCAGAGGAAGACCTGTTGGCCCTGGTGGATCAGCTCAACCGGCAGGAGGATGTCCATGGCCTGCTGGTGCAGCTGCCGCTTCCCGGCCATATCGACGAGGAGAAGGTGATCCTCAGCATCGATCCCGACAAGGATGTCGACGGTTTCCATCCGACCAGCGTGGGCAGGCTGGCCATCGGCGTCCAGGGTTTTGTCTCCTGCACGCCTGCGGGCGTGATCGAGCTGCTCAAGCGCAGCGGCACCGAACTCGAAGGCGCGAACGCGGTCGTGGTCGGCAGGAGCAATAACGTCGGCAAGCCCGCGGCGCTGCTGCTGCTCGCCGAGAACAGCACGGTCACCATCTGCCACTCACGGACGAAGGACCTCGGCGCGGTCACCCGGAATGCAGACGTGCTGGTAGCGGCGGTCGGCGTGCCCCAGCTGATCAAGGGCGACATGGTCAAGGAAGGGGCGACCGTCATCGATGTGGGCATCCACCGCACGGATAACGGTCTCGTGGGTGATGTGGACTTTGAGGCGGCCAGCCAGAAAGCCCGCGCCATCACCCCTGTGCCTGGCGGAGTCGGTCCGATGACCATCGCCATGCTGATGCGGAACACGCTGATAGCGGCCGAGATGAGAATCAATAAGTCTTGA
- the cooS gene encoding anaerobic carbon-monoxide dehydrogenase catalytic subunit, producing the protein MSDSEDTKDKKKKAEPRAKSIDPAALEMLQKADAAGISTVFSRVDEMKACPIGAAGSCCQLCAMGPCRLVGKNAEEKTGICGATHGTIGARYMVRAIAGGVAAHSDHGRDIARTLLAVSKGKVQGYSIKDPEKLNAVAALMKIPTEGREVNDIAGEVAQRALDNFNGVVDDELDYVSRAPQKRQDIWRKLKIVPRGVDREVVESMHRTHVGVDQDADHLLDQGMRTSLADGWGGAMLATDLSDVLFGTPKPIVSQANLGVLKEEDVNIIVHGHEPTLSEMIVAAAQDPEVIEYAKSKGAKGITLAGICCTANEVLQRHGIPPAGNFLHQELAIITGAVDAMIVDVQCVLQALQPLAEKFHTKLITTSPKAKIPGATHVEFEEEHALDIAKDIVRMGIDNYANRGEVAIPQFTGDMVAGFSHEYINYMLGGKYRASFRPLNDNIMNGKIQGAVAIVGCNNPRVTQDESIIYLVRELIKNNILVVQTGCAAHASAKYGLLAPETLEEAGDGLREVCETVGMPPVLHLGSCVDNSRIMTILSHVVEEGGLGEDISDLPIAAICPEYYCEKALAIGTYAAASGAYVVFGVRNPVEDCKEVVDIMSNGWEEKVGGQLVFEPQKEKILEMVLNKIQEKREALGINEEKERVLLDMAARREL; encoded by the coding sequence ATGAGTGATTCAGAAGATACAAAAGACAAAAAGAAAAAGGCTGAGCCACGCGCCAAGAGCATAGATCCGGCCGCGCTGGAAATGCTTCAGAAAGCCGACGCCGCGGGAATCAGCACTGTGTTTTCCCGAGTCGACGAGATGAAAGCCTGTCCTATCGGCGCCGCTGGTTCTTGTTGCCAGCTGTGTGCCATGGGTCCCTGCAGGCTGGTAGGGAAGAACGCCGAGGAGAAGACCGGCATCTGCGGCGCCACACACGGCACCATCGGCGCCCGTTACATGGTCAGGGCGATCGCCGGCGGAGTCGCGGCGCACTCAGACCATGGCCGTGACATCGCCCGCACGCTGCTGGCGGTATCCAAGGGCAAAGTCCAGGGTTATTCGATCAAGGACCCGGAGAAGCTGAATGCTGTGGCGGCCCTGATGAAGATCCCCACGGAAGGACGCGAAGTCAATGATATCGCCGGTGAGGTGGCGCAGAGGGCGCTGGATAATTTCAACGGTGTGGTCGATGACGAACTCGATTACGTCTCGCGTGCGCCGCAGAAACGCCAGGATATCTGGCGCAAGCTGAAGATCGTGCCCCGCGGCGTAGACCGTGAGGTCGTCGAGAGCATGCATCGCACCCATGTGGGCGTCGATCAGGATGCCGACCACCTGCTGGACCAGGGCATGCGCACTTCCCTGGCCGACGGCTGGGGCGGCGCCATGCTCGCCACTGACCTGTCCGACGTCCTCTTCGGTACGCCGAAGCCGATCGTCTCGCAGGCCAACCTGGGCGTACTTAAGGAAGAAGACGTCAACATAATCGTCCACGGTCATGAGCCGACGCTCTCGGAGATGATCGTCGCCGCCGCCCAGGACCCCGAAGTCATCGAATACGCGAAGAGCAAGGGCGCCAAGGGTATCACTCTCGCCGGCATCTGCTGTACCGCCAACGAAGTGCTGCAGCGGCACGGCATCCCGCCCGCGGGTAACTTCCTGCACCAGGAGCTGGCGATCATCACTGGCGCCGTGGACGCCATGATCGTCGACGTCCAGTGCGTGCTGCAGGCTCTGCAGCCGCTGGCTGAGAAGTTCCATACCAAGCTGATCACGACCTCGCCGAAGGCGAAGATCCCCGGTGCGACTCACGTCGAGTTCGAGGAAGAGCATGCCCTCGACATCGCCAAGGATATCGTCAGGATGGGAATCGATAACTACGCCAACCGCGGCGAAGTCGCCATCCCGCAGTTCACCGGCGACATGGTTGCCGGTTTCTCACACGAATACATCAACTACATGCTGGGCGGCAAGTATCGCGCTTCGTTCCGGCCTCTGAACGATAACATCATGAACGGCAAGATCCAGGGAGCGGTGGCTATCGTCGGCTGCAACAATCCGCGGGTCACCCAGGACGAGAGCATCATCTACCTGGTTCGCGAGCTGATCAAGAACAACATCCTGGTCGTCCAGACCGGCTGCGCGGCGCACGCGTCAGCCAAGTACGGTCTGCTGGCGCCGGAAACACTCGAAGAAGCGGGCGACGGCCTGCGCGAGGTCTGCGAGACCGTCGGGATGCCGCCGGTGCTGCACCTGGGAAGTTGCGTGGACAACTCGCGCATCATGACCATCCTCTCCCATGTGGTTGAGGAAGGCGGGCTCGGCGAGGACATCTCCGACCTGCCGATCGCGGCCATCTGCCCCGAATACTACTGCGAGAAGGCCCTGGCCATCGGCACCTATGCCGCTGCCTCCGGCGCCTATGTAGTCTTCGGTGTTCGCAACCCCGTTGAAGACTGTAAGGAAGTCGTGGACATCATGTCCAACGGCTGGGAAGAGAAAGTCGGAGGCCAGCTTGTCTTCGAGCCCCAGAAGGAAAAGATCCTGGAGATGGTGCTGAACAAGATCCAGGAAAAAAGAGAAGCCCTCGGCATCAACGAGGAAAAAGAGCGCGTGCTGCTGGATATGGCCGCCCGGCGAGAGTTGTAG
- the cdhC gene encoding CO dehydrogenase/CO-methylating acetyl-CoA synthase complex subunit beta: MSKLIATSVIAGAHQWVSEAEEALQRAIDQFGPEQAIELPNTGYYLPVIYGLTGIKIEKIKDMEQVMDHARELLPEGPAASLWTPYLGTALDAGIATLFSQEIIESLRYLLQPGFYTETIAPTADNLWLGAADDVIMRERGVEFVDGTAPGFAAITGAAPDVETAVKIAQELKEKMLYVFIAGKNQNTGVSFADQLVEGGVEMGWNTRLVPFSPFVSGHIFSLGFATRAALAFGGVQAGDYRNVLKYNKDRVFAFVLAMDEVSDKKYATAAGAISYGFPTIADTDIPEILPTGVCTYEHVVSNVPHDEMVARAIEVRGLKVVVTEVPVPVSYSPAFEGERIRKGEYWVELAGPKSAGCEFTEIADDVEDGKVTVVGPEIDDVEEGATIPFAVHVEVSGRKMQKDFEPILERQGHSFFNEAEGVLHMGQRDTIWMRISKRAHDAGFNFEHLGKIIHARYHADFGEVVDKVQVTIYTKQEDVEKLLERAQVAYQERDDRLGSLTDESVDTFYSCILCQSFAPTHVCVITPERPGLCGSYNWLDGKAAYEMNPTGGNQPVPKGVTVDEERGQWSGVNEYVKEHSQGAVEAFNTYSMLENPMTSCGCFEVISCILPMCNGIMTVNREYKGDTPSGMKFSTLAGSVGGGVQSPGFLGHSRYYMGSPKFISADGGIKRLVWMPKELKEEMRDILVAAGERAGVPDLVDKIATEENGVEESEVLEYLTSVGHPALEMDPMF, from the coding sequence ATGAGCAAACTTATTGCGACATCAGTAATCGCCGGCGCCCATCAGTGGGTTAGCGAGGCCGAGGAAGCATTGCAGCGGGCGATCGACCAGTTCGGTCCAGAGCAGGCTATCGAGCTTCCCAACACAGGATACTACCTGCCGGTCATCTATGGCCTTACCGGCATCAAGATCGAGAAGATCAAGGACATGGAGCAGGTCATGGACCACGCCCGCGAGCTGCTGCCGGAAGGCCCGGCTGCGTCGCTGTGGACTCCGTATCTGGGAACGGCTCTCGACGCCGGTATCGCAACTCTATTCTCCCAGGAGATAATCGAATCGCTACGGTACCTGCTGCAGCCTGGTTTCTATACGGAGACTATCGCACCAACCGCTGACAACCTCTGGCTTGGCGCGGCTGACGACGTAATCATGCGTGAGCGCGGAGTCGAGTTCGTCGACGGCACAGCGCCTGGCTTCGCCGCCATCACCGGCGCGGCACCGGATGTCGAGACCGCCGTCAAGATCGCCCAGGAGCTCAAGGAGAAGATGCTCTACGTCTTCATCGCCGGCAAGAACCAGAACACCGGCGTCAGCTTCGCCGACCAGCTGGTCGAGGGCGGCGTGGAGATGGGCTGGAACACCCGCCTGGTTCCGTTCAGCCCGTTTGTATCGGGTCATATCTTCTCACTCGGTTTCGCCACCCGCGCGGCGCTCGCCTTCGGCGGTGTCCAGGCCGGTGACTACCGAAACGTCCTCAAGTACAACAAGGATCGCGTCTTTGCCTTTGTGCTGGCTATGGACGAGGTATCTGACAAGAAATACGCGACCGCCGCTGGCGCTATCTCGTATGGTTTCCCGACGATCGCAGATACTGACATCCCGGAGATCCTGCCGACTGGTGTCTGCACCTATGAGCACGTGGTCAGCAACGTCCCTCATGACGAGATGGTCGCCAGGGCGATAGAGGTACGAGGCCTGAAGGTCGTCGTCACCGAAGTGCCGGTTCCTGTCTCTTACAGCCCCGCATTCGAGGGCGAGCGCATCCGCAAGGGCGAGTACTGGGTAGAGCTGGCCGGGCCGAAATCCGCCGGATGCGAGTTCACCGAGATCGCTGACGACGTGGAAGATGGCAAAGTCACCGTGGTCGGGCCCGAAATCGACGATGTCGAGGAAGGCGCCACTATTCCTTTCGCCGTTCATGTGGAAGTCTCTGGCCGCAAGATGCAGAAGGACTTCGAGCCGATCCTTGAGCGCCAGGGCCACTCCTTCTTCAACGAGGCCGAGGGCGTCCTGCACATGGGACAGCGCGACACCATCTGGATGCGCATCAGCAAGCGTGCCCACGACGCCGGCTTCAACTTCGAGCACCTGGGCAAGATCATCCATGCCCGCTACCACGCCGATTTCGGCGAAGTGGTGGACAAGGTGCAGGTCACCATCTATACGAAGCAGGAAGATGTCGAGAAACTGCTCGAGCGGGCGCAGGTCGCCTACCAGGAGCGGGATGACCGCCTTGGCAGCCTCACCGACGAGAGTGTCGACACCTTCTATTCCTGTATCCTCTGCCAAAGCTTCGCGCCCACGCACGTTTGCGTGATCACGCCGGAGCGCCCGGGCCTCTGTGGTTCCTACAACTGGCTCGACGGCAAGGCTGCTTACGAGATGAACCCGACCGGCGGTAACCAGCCGGTACCCAAGGGTGTCACTGTTGATGAAGAGCGCGGCCAGTGGAGCGGCGTCAACGAATATGTGAAGGAACATTCGCAGGGCGCCGTCGAGGCGTTCAACACCTACTCGATGCTGGAGAACCCCATGACTTCATGCGGCTGTTTCGAAGTCATCAGCTGCATCCTGCCCATGTGTAACGGCATCATGACCGTCAATCGCGAGTACAAGGGTGACACGCCTTCAGGAATGAAGTTCTCGACTCTGGCCGGTTCGGTCGGCGGCGGCGTGCAGAGCCCTGGCTTCCTCGGCCATTCACGCTACTACATGGGCTCGCCCAAGTTCATCTCCGCCGACGGTGGCATCAAGCGCCTGGTATGGATGCCCAAGGAGCTCAAGGAGGAGATGCGCGATATACTGGTGGCCGCTGGCGAGCGTGCCGGCGTACCGGACCTGGTGGACAAGATCGCCACCGAAGAAAACGGAGTTGAGGAGTCAGAGGTGCTGGAATACCTGACCTCAGTCGGGCATCCTGCTCTCGAGATGGACCCGATGTTCTAA
- a CDS encoding DUF4445 domain-containing protein, whose protein sequence is MNEQLTHTITFQPGDIVCEGVPHEANLLRVALLEGVHINASCGGTGACGKCKVEILEGEYEGGKSAKLSDEDYKAGQRLACRVKVMGDLTVSIPEESRMGDAVALTHERRPGPGRVLTAQDLESLVTGWAVDPVVKKYHLELAPPDAANNINDLDRLKLALKAQHGIEDVSVDFHVVRDLPLMLRHEDWEVTVTLVERLKGPKVIQVVPGDRTAEDYSIVLDIGTTSVYAQLLDLKKGTTVAEASEYNGQISYGDDVITRIVYSQKAGGRKQLQESVVQTISTVIEKVLEKGGVDRCQVSHMVAAGNTVMTHLLTGVNTKHIRIAPYVPAATFLPPVRAGHLGIDVCDHVFLYTFPCVSSYVGGDIVSGIVGSGVFQTEKVTLYIDIGTNGEAVVGNSEWLVATSCSAGPAFEGGGIEHGMRATRGAIEAVQIDPSSGEPHILTIGGKPPLGICGSGIIDTIAELLEAGIIGQNGKFKEAKASQWLRRNADGLWEYVLAGSEYTATGQDIVITEPDIDNLMRAKGAIFAGITTLLNSVGMDLDAVEQVYVAGGFGKYLQVDRAAAIGLFPELDPERFTFVGNGSLLGARLVSFSKDMLSAAENVARTMTNIELSDNQYFMDEYMASLFFPHTDMRWFPRMEGILKKLN, encoded by the coding sequence ATGAATGAACAGCTGACACATACAATCACATTCCAGCCCGGCGATATCGTCTGCGAGGGCGTTCCTCACGAAGCCAACCTTTTGCGGGTAGCGCTGCTGGAAGGCGTCCACATAAACGCCTCCTGCGGCGGTACCGGCGCCTGCGGTAAATGCAAGGTCGAGATCCTTGAGGGCGAATACGAGGGCGGTAAATCCGCCAAGCTCTCCGACGAGGATTACAAGGCCGGGCAGCGGCTCGCCTGCAGGGTGAAAGTCATGGGCGACCTTACGGTATCCATCCCCGAGGAATCGCGGATGGGCGACGCCGTGGCGCTCACCCACGAGCGGCGGCCGGGCCCCGGCCGGGTGCTGACCGCGCAGGATCTGGAAAGCCTGGTGACCGGCTGGGCGGTCGATCCGGTGGTAAAAAAATATCATCTCGAGCTGGCCCCTCCGGACGCGGCCAACAACATCAACGACCTCGACCGGTTGAAGCTGGCACTGAAAGCCCAGCACGGCATCGAGGATGTCTCGGTTGATTTTCACGTGGTCCGCGATCTGCCGCTCATGCTGCGGCACGAGGACTGGGAGGTAACGGTCACGCTGGTCGAGCGGCTGAAAGGGCCCAAGGTCATCCAGGTGGTGCCCGGCGACAGGACGGCTGAGGATTATTCCATCGTGCTCGACATCGGAACCACCAGCGTCTACGCGCAGCTCCTGGATCTGAAGAAGGGCACGACCGTCGCCGAGGCTTCCGAGTACAACGGCCAGATCAGCTACGGCGACGACGTGATCACCCGCATCGTCTATTCCCAGAAAGCCGGCGGCCGCAAGCAGCTCCAGGAGTCGGTCGTACAGACCATAAGCACGGTGATCGAGAAAGTCCTTGAGAAGGGTGGGGTGGACCGCTGTCAGGTATCGCATATGGTGGCCGCCGGGAATACGGTGATGACTCACCTGCTCACTGGTGTGAACACTAAACATATCCGCATAGCCCCCTACGTTCCTGCTGCCACTTTCCTGCCACCTGTGCGCGCCGGCCATCTGGGCATCGATGTCTGCGACCATGTTTTTCTGTATACATTCCCGTGCGTATCCAGTTACGTGGGCGGCGATATCGTCAGCGGCATAGTCGGTTCTGGCGTCTTCCAGACAGAGAAGGTTACTCTCTATATAGACATCGGGACCAACGGTGAAGCCGTGGTCGGCAACAGCGAATGGCTGGTGGCGACGTCATGTTCGGCTGGCCCGGCCTTCGAGGGAGGCGGAATAGAGCATGGTATGCGGGCGACGAGAGGAGCCATCGAGGCGGTCCAGATCGATCCCTCCAGCGGCGAACCCCACATCCTCACGATCGGAGGCAAACCGCCTCTGGGCATCTGCGGCTCCGGGATAATCGATACCATCGCCGAGCTGCTGGAAGCCGGCATCATCGGCCAGAACGGCAAGTTCAAGGAAGCAAAAGCGAGCCAGTGGTTGCGGCGAAACGCTGACGGGCTATGGGAGTACGTGCTGGCGGGCAGCGAATATACCGCGACCGGGCAGGATATCGTCATCACCGAGCCCGACATCGACAATCTCATGCGGGCCAAGGGCGCCATCTTCGCCGGCATCACAACCCTGCTCAACAGCGTGGGCATGGATCTGGACGCGGTCGAACAGGTATACGTAGCCGGTGGATTCGGCAAGTACCTTCAGGTAGACCGCGCCGCTGCCATCGGCCTGTTCCCGGAACTCGACCCGGAGCGCTTCACATTCGTCGGCAACGGTTCCCTGCTGGGTGCCCGGCTGGTCTCGTTCTCGAAGGACATGCTGAGCGCAGCCGAGAACGTAGCCCGCACCATGACCAATATCGAACTTTCTGACAACCAGTACTTTATGGACGAGTACATGGCATCGCTCTTCTTCCCGCATACTGACATGAGATGGTTCCCGAGGATGGAAGGGATCCTGAAGAAGCTGAACTAG
- a CDS encoding acetyl-CoA decarbonylase/synthase complex subunit delta, which translates to MSFEPPVESCKGVIREVTIGADKKVGGETTFPFHLWEGDMPNAPMIAMEVYDEAQPDWPETVRKVYDDVMSDPVAWAKKCQDEFGADAICLQLRSIDPNGSDASPESAAETVKKVYEAISVPLIVYGTGTPDKDADVLKKVAEALPDANIPIGPVEESNHRLIGAAAMGYKKPVVGFTSMDVNLAKQLNVLLTQLGVPEDKIIIDPTTGALGYGLEYCYSIMERDRLAALMQNDGKMQMPILNNLAPETWKAKESRVSEEEEPTYGNVETRGVLWEAITATTLLLAGTDILVMRHPDAVKLVRTAIEGLQAQTKEKVAS; encoded by the coding sequence TTGTCATTTGAACCGCCTGTTGAATCGTGTAAGGGTGTCATCCGCGAAGTAACCATCGGAGCGGACAAGAAGGTCGGTGGCGAGACCACTTTCCCCTTCCACCTTTGGGAAGGCGATATGCCGAACGCGCCCATGATCGCCATGGAAGTATACGACGAAGCCCAACCTGACTGGCCTGAGACTGTACGCAAGGTCTATGACGATGTTATGAGCGATCCGGTCGCCTGGGCGAAGAAATGCCAGGACGAGTTCGGCGCCGACGCCATCTGTCTGCAGCTTCGCAGCATCGATCCCAACGGCAGTGACGCTTCGCCTGAGTCAGCTGCCGAGACCGTGAAGAAAGTCTATGAAGCGATCAGCGTCCCGCTCATCGTCTACGGCACGGGCACTCCCGACAAAGACGCCGACGTGCTCAAGAAGGTGGCCGAGGCCCTGCCGGACGCGAACATCCCCATCGGCCCGGTTGAAGAATCCAACCACCGCCTGATCGGAGCCGCGGCGATGGGCTACAAAAAGCCGGTGGTCGGCTTCACCTCGATGGACGTGAACCTGGCAAAACAGCTGAATGTGCTGCTCACCCAGCTGGGTGTTCCCGAGGACAAGATCATCATCGATCCTACCACTGGCGCGTTGGGTTACGGCCTGGAGTATTGCTATTCTATTATGGAGAGGGACCGGCTCGCCGCACTCATGCAGAACGACGGCAAGATGCAGATGCCGATCCTCAACAACCTCGCGCCTGAGACCTGGAAAGCCAAGGAATCCAGGGTCAGCGAGGAAGAAGAACCCACGTACGGCAATGTAGAGACCCGGGGCGTCCTCTGGGAGGCTATCACCGCTACAACCCTGCTGCTCGCCGGTACCGACATCCTGGTAATGCGTCATCCGGATGCGGTCAAACTGGTTCGGACGGCTATAGAAGGACTTCAGGCACAAACCAAGGAGAAAGTCGCATCATGA
- a CDS encoding response regulator produces MRVLLVDDETDYLEVTAKRLTRRGYEVTTASDCRSGLASLAGSPVDVVVLDLMLPDMDGNDCLKELRKDYPSLAVIMLTGHASVHTGLTCLENGANDYCLKPVPLDELVDKIEIVYRDMKLGDNTC; encoded by the coding sequence TGTTGCTGGTTGACGACGAGACGGATTATCTCGAGGTGACCGCCAAGCGGCTGACCCGGCGCGGATACGAGGTCACGACCGCATCAGACTGCAGGAGCGGGCTGGCCAGCCTCGCCGGTTCGCCAGTGGATGTAGTTGTCCTTGACCTGATGCTGCCGGACATGGACGGCAACGACTGCCTCAAGGAGCTCAGAAAGGACTATCCAAGCCTGGCTGTGATCATGCTGACCGGCCACGCTTCGGTGCACACCGGCCTCACCTGCCTTGAGAATGGCGCCAACGACTACTGTCTGAAACCGGTGCCTCTCGATGAACTTGTCGACAAGATCGAGATCGTTTACCGGGACATGAAGTTGGGGGATAACACCTGCTGA
- a CDS encoding TusE/DsrC/DsvC family sulfur relay protein produces the protein MNFNLNEEGYLADTDSWDEDVAKAIAGNEGIDSLTPEMMDVIRFMRSYYQSYNSFPILNTVCKNVHQPQDCVNEEFIDPLKAWKIAGLPDPGDEVVTYLKR, from the coding sequence ATGAATTTCAACCTCAACGAAGAAGGCTACCTGGCGGATACGGACAGCTGGGATGAGGATGTCGCCAAAGCCATCGCCGGCAATGAGGGTATCGATTCCCTGACGCCGGAGATGATGGATGTCATCCGTTTCATGCGCAGCTATTATCAGAGCTACAATTCGTTCCCCATCCTCAACACGGTCTGCAAGAACGTGCACCAGCCGCAGGACTGCGTCAATGAGGAGTTCATAGATCCGCTCAAGGCGTGGAAGATCGCGGGACTGCCAGACCCTGGTGACGAAGTCGTCACATATCTTAAGCGCTAG
- a CDS encoding LPXTG cell wall anchor domain-containing protein, translated as MILMLFAGMLAILASITGPALGRQTQIGTCNSQDSIQGEFFLSPQSGPAGSTVDVSGSFAVMYGLDIGGGATEGAPVPAAGIAGPVTAMVWMDSGEVLAELPTDIDQNDIASFSGTIMIPSDAASGNHDVGFLPQGYIDPACLAFQVTEAVSRDAYVQTANSLPATGLTLMAPAAGLLALGSGALVRRSRRVSKNGRKGVS; from the coding sequence ATGATACTCATGCTTTTCGCCGGGATGCTGGCAATCCTGGCTTCCATCACAGGACCGGCCCTCGGGCGGCAGACGCAAATCGGTACCTGCAACAGCCAGGATTCGATCCAGGGAGAGTTCTTCCTTTCGCCGCAATCTGGCCCCGCGGGAAGCACCGTGGATGTTTCCGGCTCGTTCGCGGTTATGTATGGGCTTGATATAGGTGGCGGAGCCACGGAGGGAGCGCCTGTGCCAGCCGCCGGCATCGCCGGCCCGGTGACGGCAATGGTATGGATGGACAGCGGCGAGGTGCTCGCCGAGCTGCCAACGGATATCGATCAGAACGATATTGCCAGCTTCAGTGGCACTATCATGATCCCGTCAGACGCCGCCTCCGGAAATCACGACGTCGGCTTCCTGCCACAGGGATATATCGATCCGGCATGCCTGGCCTTTCAGGTCACCGAGGCAGTGAGCCGGGATGCATATGTGCAGACAGCGAATTCCCTGCCTGCGACAGGTTTGACACTCATGGCTCCTGCGGCTGGTCTGCTTGCGCTGGGATCGGGTGCGTTAGTCCGCCGGAGCCGGCGAGTATCTAAAAACGGAAGAAAGGGCGTTTCATGA